In Desulfonatronospira thiodismutans ASO3-1, a single window of DNA contains:
- a CDS encoding two-component system sensor histidine kinase NtrB: MQKTPDLNDLVGIEHSKLGFFQELRQKIEELKEANRKSEERRREIAAILDGITDVMMVLSENLRIISVNHVFHEFFDEPRPEGKFCYQLFRGEDYPCPECPAFRSMATDSVCRDTAIFKLGGRNLQFEMVASPLKNKEWEENRVLIFKRDVTLEKEYQAKYYQVEKMATIGMLAAGVAHEVNNPMAAINGFAEGLRRRIPRIEKSVDPELAQDFREYTDIILKECKRCQKIIQTLLTFSRPKHFSFSPINLNRVVNETLRLVDHSLRKRKGLKVKLDLQDGLPLINADESQLKQVILNLLVNAKDAIQDKGLITIKTSAFEHENEVCLCVEDDGCGIDPDKMDKLFEPFFTTKPVGKGIGIGLASCYNIVESHGGEISVTSEPGKGSRFTVCLPLNPSIE; encoded by the coding sequence ATGCAGAAGACTCCTGATCTAAATGATCTTGTGGGCATCGAACACAGCAAACTGGGTTTTTTTCAGGAGCTGCGCCAGAAGATTGAAGAGCTCAAAGAAGCCAACAGAAAATCCGAGGAGCGCCGAAGAGAAATCGCAGCTATCCTGGACGGCATTACCGATGTCATGATGGTTCTTTCGGAAAATCTGCGCATAATTTCAGTCAACCATGTTTTTCATGAATTTTTTGACGAACCCCGGCCCGAAGGCAAATTCTGCTACCAGCTTTTTCGCGGCGAAGATTATCCCTGCCCGGAATGCCCGGCTTTCCGTTCCATGGCCACTGATTCCGTATGCCGGGATACAGCCATATTCAAGCTGGGAGGCCGCAACCTGCAGTTTGAAATGGTGGCTTCGCCCCTGAAAAATAAGGAATGGGAAGAAAACCGGGTTCTTATATTCAAGCGCGACGTGACCCTGGAAAAGGAGTACCAGGCCAAGTACTATCAGGTGGAAAAAATGGCCACCATAGGCATGCTGGCTGCTGGAGTGGCCCATGAAGTCAACAACCCCATGGCTGCCATAAACGGGTTCGCCGAAGGGCTGCGCCGGCGTATTCCGCGCATTGAAAAAAGCGTCGATCCTGAACTGGCCCAGGATTTCCGGGAATACACAGACATCATCCTCAAGGAATGCAAGCGCTGCCAGAAGATTATCCAGACTCTGCTGACCTTCAGTCGGCCCAAGCATTTCTCGTTTTCTCCCATCAATCTCAACCGGGTGGTAAACGAGACCCTGCGCCTGGTGGATCATAGCCTGCGCAAGCGTAAAGGGCTCAAGGTCAAACTGGATCTGCAGGACGGTCTGCCCCTGATCAATGCAGACGAGTCTCAGCTGAAACAGGTAATACTGAACCTGCTGGTGAACGCCAAGGATGCCATCCAGGACAAGGGGCTGATCACCATCAAGACCTCGGCCTTTGAGCATGAAAACGAAGTCTGCCTGTGCGTGGAGGATGACGGCTGCGGCATTGATCCGGACAAGATGGATAAGCTGTTTGAGCCCTTTTTCACCACCAAGCCCGTGGGCAAAGGCATTGGTATAGGCCTGGCCTCCTGTTATAATATCGTCGAAAGTCACGGGGGAGAGATATCCGTGACCAGTGAGCCGGGCAAAGGTTCCAGGTTTACGGTATGTCTTCCTTTAAACCCCTCTATAGAGTGA
- a CDS encoding iron-containing alcohol dehydrogenase has protein sequence MSENRITKFAIPEIIFGHGSLRYVAQCAMRLGAKRALLVTDEGLIHSGWAGHVQEILKDDNLDYIPFDQVDSNPRDYQVHEGAKIYDREKADVIISLGGGSPMDTAKGIGTIVGNGGRIGDYEGANKIMRPLPPMIFIPSNAGSGSDISQFCIITDVERQVKMSIISRSLVPNVSIIDPDLLMTKSDEMVVASAVDALAHAIESYVSPLASPFTENQAMKAIELIAAYLQPALESRSCEAMEQLSIASTAAGMSFSNAGLGIGHALAHSLGGIFDTLHGLVHPIVLPSVMRYNLPACPEKMCIIGRIVQGSCTTCSSDQGQEGISRLEELFAGLGIPVHLRDIVPDASRLEQICKMAVHDACMLTNPRKAGWEDLFSICQEAW, from the coding sequence ATGTCTGAAAACAGAATCACAAAATTCGCCATCCCGGAGATCATTTTCGGGCACGGCAGTCTGCGCTACGTGGCCCAGTGCGCCATGCGCCTGGGCGCTAAAAGGGCACTTCTGGTCACGGATGAGGGGCTCATACACTCGGGATGGGCCGGACATGTTCAGGAAATACTCAAGGACGACAATCTGGATTATATTCCTTTTGACCAGGTGGACTCCAACCCCAGGGACTACCAGGTGCATGAGGGAGCAAAAATTTATGACCGGGAAAAGGCTGATGTCATAATATCCCTTGGCGGGGGCAGTCCCATGGATACGGCCAAGGGTATCGGCACCATTGTGGGCAACGGCGGCAGGATAGGGGACTATGAGGGGGCCAACAAGATAATGCGGCCCCTTCCGCCCATGATATTTATACCCTCCAATGCAGGCAGCGGATCGGATATTTCCCAGTTCTGCATCATCACTGATGTGGAGCGCCAGGTAAAGATGTCCATCATCAGCCGCTCACTGGTGCCCAATGTGTCCATTATAGACCCGGACCTGCTCATGACCAAGAGCGACGAGATGGTGGTGGCTTCGGCCGTGGACGCCCTGGCCCATGCCATCGAATCCTATGTCTCCCCTCTGGCCTCGCCATTCACCGAAAACCAGGCCATGAAGGCCATTGAGCTCATAGCCGCATACCTTCAGCCGGCCCTGGAGTCGCGAAGCTGCGAAGCCATGGAGCAGCTTTCCATAGCCAGCACTGCGGCGGGCATGTCCTTCAGCAATGCCGGCCTGGGCATAGGGCACGCCCTGGCCCATTCCTTAGGAGGAATCTTTGATACCCTGCACGGGCTGGTGCACCCCATAGTGCTGCCTTCGGTCATGCGCTACAACCTGCCTGCCTGTCCGGAAAAGATGTGCATTATCGGGCGCATCGTGCAGGGCTCCTGCACTACCTGTTCCAGCGACCAGGGGCAGGAGGGCATATCCAGGCTGGAAGAGCTCTTTGCAGGACTTGGTATTCCGGTACACCTGCGCGACATTGTCCCGGATGCATCCAGGCTGGAACAGATCTGCAAAATGGCGGTGCATGATGCCTGTATGCTGACCAATCCGCGCAAGGCCGGATGGGAAGATCTTTTTTCCATATGCCAGGAGGCCTGGTGA